Proteins encoded by one window of Rutidosis leptorrhynchoides isolate AG116_Rl617_1_P2 chromosome 7, CSIRO_AGI_Rlap_v1, whole genome shotgun sequence:
- the LOC139857732 gene encoding eukaryotic translation initiation factor 5A, which produces MSDEEHQFESKADAGASKTYPQQAGTIRKGGHIVIKNRACKVVEVSTSKTGKHGHAKCHFVAIDIFNGKKLEDIVPSSHNCDVPHVNRTDYQLIDISEDGFVSLLTENGNTKDDLKLPTDDALLTQIKDGFGEGKDLVVSVMSAMGEEQICAIKDISGAK; this is translated from the exons ATGTCGGACGAAGAGCATCAATTTGAATCTAAGGCTGATGCCGGTGCTTCCAAAACCTACCCTCAGCAAGCTGGTACTATCCGTAAAGGTGGCCACATCGTCATCAAAAATCGTGCTTGCAAG GTTGTAGAAGTATCTACCTCCAAGACCGGTAAGCATGGTCATGCTAAGTGTCACTTTGTTGCAATTGACATTTTCAATGGGAAAAAGCTTGAGGATATTGTGCCGTCGTCCCATAACTGTGAT GTTCCTCATGTCAACCGTACTGACTACCAGCTAATTGATATCTCTGAGGATGGATTT GTGAGTTTGCTTACTGAAAATGGCAACACTAAGGATGACCTGAAGCTCCCAACTGATGATGCTCTCCTTACACAG ATCAAGGATGGATTTGGAGAGGGAAAGGACCTGGTTGTGAGTGTGATGTCTGCAATGGGAGAGGAGCAGATTTGTGCTATCAAGGACATCAGTGGCGCAAAATAG
- the LOC139857731 gene encoding uncharacterized protein At5g01610, whose translation MEKALVKVGSIKAGSFWVSKKAKEEISNISSDLSTFSNTVEKKAKWVFDKLKGKPSKPLTDLLREYNLPPGLFPQNITCYEFDESKLKLVVHLPAPCEVTFKDQSVIRYSTRVKGLVSRGKLTVIDGMKTKMLVWVKVTSVVLENYRSDKVWFTAGVKKSRPRDAYETPRDAIRVDEF comes from the exons ATGGAGAAAGCATTGGTTAAAGTCGGAAGCATTAAAGCAGGTAGCTTTTGGGTTTCCAAGAAAGCCAAAGAAGAGATCTCCAATATCTCTTCAGATCTTTCG ACATTCTCAAACACTGTGGAAAAGAAAGCAAAATGGGTATTTGACAAGCTAAAAG GCAAACCATCGAAACCATTAACAGATCTTCTAAGAGAATACAACCTTCCTCCCGGTTTATTCCCGCAAAACATAACGTGCTACGAGTTTGACGAGTCAAAGCTAAAGCTTGTGGTTCACTTACCGGCACCTTGTGAGGTGACCTTCAAGGACCAGTCGGTTATAAGGTACTCGACTCGAGTCAAAGGGTTAGTTTCAAGGGGAAAGTTAACGGTCATTGATGGAATGAAAACAAAAATGTTGGTTTGGGTGAAAGTAACAAGTGTGGTGCTTGAGAATTACAGGTCCGATAAAGTGTGGTTCACGGCTGGGGTAAAAAAATCACGTCCTAGGGATGCTTATGAGACTCCTCGTGACGCTATTCGAGTTGATGAGTTTTGA